The proteins below come from a single Pandoraea apista genomic window:
- a CDS encoding SpoVR family protein, with protein sequence MAYISTGSEWTFELIQRYEHEIARIAADFRLDTYPNQIEIITAEQMLDAYATVGLPIGYHHWSYGKHFLSSERGYKRGQMGLAYEIVINSNPCIAYLMEENSMTMQALTIAHASYGHNSFFKGNYLFRTWTSADAIVDYLLFARNYITECEQRYGEQAVELLLDSCHALMNYGVDRYKRPKRLSLAQEQARQKERENYLQLQINDLWRTLPHHALHDDDEDDGLDPSESDDPRFPGEPQENLLYFFEKNAPKLAPWQREIVRIVRKLAQYFYPQRQTKVMNEGWATFWHYTILQQLYKEKLVNDAFMMEFLHAHTNVVYQPSFDSPYYSGLNPYALGFAMFQDIRRMCEQPTDEDRQWAPDIAGSDWLTTLDFAMRNFKDESFIQQFLSPKVIRDLKLFSVLDDDRDSRLRVTAIHNDSGYREIREMLAQQYNLSQLEPNIQVSHVDLHGDRSLTLRHVQSDRKPLDEGFEEVLKHVARLWGFTVRLETVFEDGRSEMTHETKVEKRRRYALSA encoded by the coding sequence ATGGCGTATATATCCACCGGATCGGAATGGACCTTTGAACTGATTCAACGTTACGAGCACGAGATCGCGCGTATCGCGGCGGACTTCAGGCTCGACACGTATCCGAATCAGATCGAGATCATCACCGCCGAGCAGATGCTCGACGCCTACGCGACCGTGGGTCTGCCCATCGGCTATCACCACTGGTCGTACGGCAAGCATTTCCTGTCTTCCGAGCGCGGTTACAAGCGCGGACAGATGGGGCTTGCGTACGAGATCGTCATCAATTCGAACCCCTGCATCGCGTATCTGATGGAGGAGAACAGCATGACCATGCAGGCGCTGACCATCGCGCACGCCAGCTACGGTCACAACTCATTCTTCAAAGGCAATTACCTCTTCCGTACCTGGACGAGTGCCGACGCCATCGTCGATTACCTGCTGTTCGCGCGCAACTACATCACCGAGTGCGAGCAGCGTTATGGCGAACAGGCGGTCGAACTGCTGCTCGACTCCTGCCACGCGCTCATGAACTACGGGGTTGATCGTTACAAGCGGCCGAAGCGGCTGTCTCTCGCGCAGGAGCAGGCGCGTCAGAAGGAGCGCGAGAACTATCTGCAATTGCAGATCAACGATCTGTGGCGCACGCTGCCGCATCACGCCCTGCACGATGACGACGAGGACGACGGCCTCGACCCCTCCGAATCTGACGACCCGCGTTTTCCCGGCGAGCCGCAAGAGAACCTGCTGTACTTCTTCGAGAAGAACGCGCCTAAGCTGGCTCCGTGGCAGCGCGAGATCGTGCGCATCGTGCGCAAGCTCGCGCAGTACTTCTATCCGCAGCGTCAGACCAAGGTGATGAACGAGGGCTGGGCAACGTTCTGGCACTACACGATCCTGCAACAGCTCTACAAAGAGAAGCTCGTCAACGACGCGTTCATGATGGAGTTCCTGCACGCGCATACGAATGTGGTTTATCAGCCGTCGTTCGACAGTCCGTACTACAGCGGCCTGAACCCCTATGCATTGGGTTTCGCGATGTTTCAGGACATTCGCCGCATGTGCGAGCAGCCGACCGACGAAGACCGGCAGTGGGCTCCGGACATTGCGGGCTCCGACTGGCTGACCACGCTCGACTTCGCCATGCGTAACTTCAAAGACGAGAGCTTTATCCAGCAGTTCCTCTCGCCGAAGGTCATTCGCGACCTGAAACTCTTCTCAGTGCTGGACGACGACCGCGACAGCCGTTTGCGCGTGACGGCCATTCACAACGACAGCGGCTATCGCGAAATCCGCGAGATGCTCGCGCAGCAGTACAACCTTAGCCAGCTCGAACCGAACATTCAGGTCTCGCATGTGGATCTGCACGGCGATCGGTCGCTTACGCTGCGGCACGTACAGAGCGATCGCAAGCCGCTGGACGAGGGCTTCGAGGAGGTGCTCAAGCATGTGGCGCGTTTGTGGGGTTTCACCGTGCGGCTCGAGACGGTATTCGAGGACGGACGCAGCGAGATGACGCACGAGACCAAGGTCGAGAAGCGGCGGCGATATGCGTTGAGCGCGTGA
- a CDS encoding VOC family protein, producing MKIPFVALDHVVLRTNDIARLQHFYIDVLGCTLEKVQADIGLVQLRAGDALIDLVDVAGQIGRQGGVGPGPEGHNLDHFCLRVEPFDEEAIRQGLASHGVTLGEVVQRYGAHGEGPSCYLTDPDGNTVELKGPPSRASR from the coding sequence ATGAAGATTCCGTTCGTCGCACTCGATCATGTGGTGCTGCGCACCAACGACATCGCCCGGCTCCAGCATTTCTACATCGATGTGCTCGGCTGCACGCTGGAAAAGGTGCAAGCTGATATCGGGCTCGTGCAATTGCGTGCGGGCGACGCCTTGATCGACCTTGTCGACGTGGCCGGTCAGATCGGTCGGCAGGGTGGGGTGGGCCCGGGGCCGGAAGGGCACAATCTCGATCACTTCTGTTTGCGTGTCGAGCCGTTCGACGAAGAGGCGATTCGGCAGGGACTGGCCTCGCATGGCGTAACGCTGGGCGAGGTCGTGCAGCGCTACGGCGCGCACGGCGAAGGGCCATCGTGCTATCTCACCGATCCGGACGGCAATACTGTCGAACTCAAGGGGCCACCGTCCCGTGCGAGCCGCTAG
- a CDS encoding ABC transporter permease, which produces MNVAKQYRILYLAGFGLLGVAAAVTGLVYWLGVDTLAKYRGDLVYYTQQHLKLVAISMAMAIAVGVPAGVLISRPKFEKHAERAVQIFNIGNTLPSLAVLALSMAVLGIGDRPAILALWLASLLPIVRNAYEGLRQVPPALRESARGMGMTPAQVLFRVDLPNAMPVIVGGIRTSLAINVGTAPLAFLIGADSLGQLIFPGIYLNDQTKLLLGAGGTALLALVLDGIVAVTSGLWFARHGAPAR; this is translated from the coding sequence ATGAACGTGGCGAAGCAGTATCGCATTCTCTATCTGGCCGGCTTCGGACTGCTCGGTGTGGCCGCAGCAGTGACCGGTCTGGTGTATTGGCTGGGCGTGGACACGCTCGCCAAATACCGGGGCGACCTGGTGTACTACACCCAACAGCATCTCAAGCTCGTGGCGATATCGATGGCGATGGCCATCGCGGTCGGCGTGCCCGCGGGGGTGCTGATTTCACGCCCGAAGTTCGAAAAGCACGCCGAGCGCGCCGTGCAGATTTTCAATATCGGCAACACGCTGCCCTCGCTGGCCGTGCTGGCGTTATCGATGGCAGTCCTTGGCATCGGTGACCGCCCCGCCATTCTGGCGCTGTGGCTCGCGTCGCTGCTGCCGATCGTGCGCAATGCCTACGAAGGCTTGCGGCAGGTGCCGCCCGCGTTGCGGGAATCGGCGCGCGGCATGGGCATGACGCCGGCGCAAGTGCTGTTCCGCGTCGATCTGCCCAACGCGATGCCGGTCATCGTCGGCGGTATTCGCACGTCGCTCGCGATCAATGTCGGCACTGCGCCGCTGGCCTTTCTGATCGGCGCAGACAGTCTGGGGCAATTGATCTTCCCGGGCATCTATCTGAACGACCAGACGAAGCTGCTTCTCGGCGCCGGCGGGACCGCGCTGCTCGCGCTCGTACTCGACGGCATTGTCGCCGTCACGAGCGGGCTCTGGTTCGCACGTCACGGCGCCCCCGCGCGCTAA
- a CDS encoding sensor domain-containing diguanylate cyclase, whose protein sequence is MKSTISRTEHGNRVAATTILVACAALTLAGFLARALEGAVNPLLTFFLVSAGGILNLSTACLLGVQYLYNGKRYFAQFGCAFLLRGLFMFTEGVLLANQLAGISTHVTRAPFWLWLMAEASFAVYVMLSVRSYSLTRTDPHTRPGYSEAARYGAVVLIIWVTVSLSLIGAGRTLVTPRLAGGVGIETLALGTLFVVYVALWWRIAAVTRLSHKLFLLVWVVVTISLCQLLLSLTAPSEASYQWYAARLLALASPGVATLALVWEITRQYQSLALTNTDLVEKVFIDPLTHIYNRRYFDNRIRLIAERVQQRAIPLSILLIDIDFFKQVNDRYGHPFGDAVLQRIANTIQHCIRLPSDFAVRLGGEEFAVVLPEIDQHAALRVADRIRESVKRASTELLPQSARDGGEAITISVGIASWQPSEPLVISAMLERADKALYQAKHKGRDQSVLGQMAA, encoded by the coding sequence ATGAAAAGTACCATCAGCCGTACCGAACATGGCAATCGCGTTGCCGCGACCACGATCTTGGTGGCGTGTGCCGCGCTCACCCTCGCCGGGTTTCTCGCTCGCGCTCTCGAAGGCGCCGTGAACCCGTTGCTGACGTTCTTCCTCGTCTCTGCCGGCGGCATTCTCAATTTGTCGACGGCCTGTCTGCTCGGCGTGCAGTATCTCTACAACGGAAAACGATACTTCGCACAATTCGGCTGTGCCTTCCTGCTGCGCGGTCTTTTCATGTTCACCGAAGGCGTGTTGCTCGCGAATCAACTCGCGGGCATCTCCACGCACGTCACGCGCGCGCCCTTCTGGCTCTGGCTCATGGCGGAGGCCAGCTTCGCAGTGTATGTGATGCTGAGCGTACGCAGTTATTCGCTCACACGCACCGACCCTCACACGCGCCCCGGTTATTCGGAAGCCGCGCGCTACGGTGCGGTCGTGCTCATCATCTGGGTGACGGTCTCTCTCTCGCTGATCGGCGCGGGACGCACGCTCGTTACGCCGCGTCTGGCCGGCGGCGTGGGCATCGAAACCCTCGCCCTTGGCACGCTCTTCGTCGTCTACGTTGCGTTGTGGTGGCGTATCGCGGCTGTCACGCGCCTGTCGCACAAACTGTTCCTGCTTGTGTGGGTCGTCGTCACCATCTCGCTCTGTCAGTTGCTGCTGTCGCTGACGGCACCGAGCGAAGCCTCCTATCAATGGTACGCAGCCCGCCTTCTCGCCCTGGCATCACCCGGTGTCGCCACGCTCGCCCTGGTGTGGGAAATCACGCGACAGTATCAATCGCTTGCCCTCACGAACACGGATCTTGTCGAGAAGGTCTTCATCGATCCGCTCACGCACATCTACAACCGGCGTTACTTCGACAATCGCATTCGCCTCATCGCCGAGCGCGTTCAGCAGCGTGCGATACCCCTCTCGATCCTGTTGATCGACATCGATTTCTTCAAGCAGGTCAACGACCGCTACGGGCATCCGTTTGGCGACGCAGTGCTTCAGCGTATCGCCAATACGATTCAGCATTGCATTCGGTTGCCGAGCGATTTCGCGGTGCGTCTGGGAGGAGAAGAATTTGCCGTGGTCCTTCCGGAGATCGATCAGCATGCCGCGCTTCGCGTAGCCGATCGCATTCGCGAATCGGTCAAGCGTGCGAGCACGGAACTGCTTCCGCAAAGTGCGCGAGACGGGGGTGAGGCCATCACGATCAGCGTGGGCATTGCGTCATGGCAACCGAGCGAACCGCTCGTGATCAGCGCCATGCTCGAGCGTGCGGACAAGGCCCTTTATCAGGCCAAGCACAAGGGACGGGATCAGAGCGTGCTGGGTCAGATGGCGGCATAA